A window of Pseudomonas mucidolens contains these coding sequences:
- the glgA gene encoding glycogen synthase GlgA: MISAAIDTQGERFNQPVSGPTSLAELSGTTRPVSSQKPNRKKVLFVTSELADLVKTGGLGDVSAALPRAMAHLHDVRVLIPGYPQVLESDNPIHIIGELGGHAALPPCKIGRMDLKDGLVIYVLICPELYEREGTPYGANNGRDWPDNHIRFARLGLAAADIAANLAHIHWRPDLVHAHDWPAGLAPAYMHWRGSRTPTLFTIHNLAYQGVISLASCPELGIPEHALQQEGMEFYGKMSFLKAGMAYSSHITTVSATYAREITTPEFGCGLDGFLASKTQQGLLSGIPNGIDESWESSTDPHLEHPFNIGDWEGKAVNATQVRELFGLEPSTGPLFAVVSRLVYQKGLDLTEAVSSYIVENGGQIAIIGRGEPEEEQSMRALALRFPGRIGVRIGFNETDARRMFAGSDFLLMPSRYEPCGLSQMYAQRFGSLPVARNTGGLADTIEDGVTGFLFDESTVSSYKAALSRAFKVFAYPGLLNAMRCRAMSAPFNWSQAVEPYAELYELLVAKAQVKTGKN, encoded by the coding sequence ATGATCAGTGCCGCTATAGATACTCAGGGAGAGCGTTTTAATCAGCCGGTGAGCGGGCCAACGTCGTTGGCTGAACTTTCCGGCACAACGCGGCCGGTATCGTCTCAAAAACCCAATCGTAAAAAAGTACTGTTTGTGACCTCGGAACTGGCCGACCTGGTGAAGACCGGTGGCCTGGGCGATGTCTCCGCCGCGCTGCCTCGCGCCATGGCCCATTTGCACGATGTGCGGGTGTTGATCCCCGGTTACCCGCAGGTGCTCGAGAGCGACAACCCCATTCATATCATCGGCGAGCTGGGTGGCCATGCCGCGCTGCCGCCTTGCAAGATCGGGCGCATGGACCTCAAGGACGGGCTGGTCATTTATGTCTTGATCTGCCCCGAGCTCTACGAGCGCGAAGGCACGCCTTACGGTGCGAATAATGGGCGTGACTGGCCGGACAACCATATCCGCTTCGCTCGCCTGGGCCTGGCTGCCGCCGATATCGCCGCCAATCTGGCGCACATCCACTGGCGCCCTGACCTGGTGCACGCCCATGACTGGCCCGCGGGCCTGGCACCCGCGTATATGCACTGGCGTGGTTCACGCACGCCGACGTTATTTACCATCCACAACCTCGCCTATCAGGGTGTGATCAGTCTGGCGTCGTGTCCGGAACTTGGCATTCCCGAGCATGCCTTGCAGCAGGAAGGCATGGAGTTCTACGGCAAGATGTCGTTCCTCAAGGCCGGCATGGCCTATTCCAGCCATATCACCACGGTCAGTGCCACCTATGCGCGTGAAATCACCACCCCCGAATTCGGTTGTGGCCTGGATGGTTTTCTCGCCAGCAAGACTCAGCAAGGTCTGCTCAGTGGCATTCCCAATGGCATAGATGAAAGCTGGGAATCGTCGACTGATCCACATCTGGAACACCCCTTCAACATTGGTGACTGGGAAGGCAAGGCCGTCAACGCCACCCAGGTGCGCGAGTTGTTTGGCCTTGAGCCCTCCACCGGCCCGCTGTTTGCCGTGGTGTCGCGCCTGGTGTACCAGAAAGGCCTGGACCTGACCGAGGCGGTGTCGAGTTATATCGTCGAAAACGGCGGTCAGATTGCGATCATCGGCCGTGGTGAGCCTGAAGAAGAGCAATCGATGCGCGCCCTGGCCCTGCGTTTCCCCGGCCGCATCGGCGTACGCATTGGCTTCAACGAAACCGATGCGCGTCGGATGTTCGCCGGCAGCGACTTTTTACTCATGCCGTCGCGCTACGAGCCTTGCGGCTTGAGCCAGATGTACGCCCAGCGTTTTGGTTCGCTGCCGGTGGCGCGCAACACCGGTGGCTTGGCTGACACCATCGAGGATGGCGTTACCGGCTTCCTGTTCGACGAATCCACGGTGTCCAGCTACAAAGCCGCCTTGTCCCGGGCGTTCAAGGTGTTCGCTTACCCCGGCCTGCTGAACGCCATGCGTTGCCGGGCCATGAGCGCACCGTTCAACTGGAGCCAGGCAGTCGAACCCTATGCCGAACTGTATGAACTCCTGGTAGCGAAAGCACAGGTAAAAACAGGAAAAAACTGA
- a CDS encoding DUF411 domain-containing protein, with translation MKNPLRLTFLSALFISSLAQAADLIAIDVHRDANCGCCKQWISHLESNGFKVNDHVEADMSLVKQRLGVVPRLASCHTAVIDGKFVEGHVPADQVMALRKRDDLLGIAAPGMPMGSPGMEMDGMSEAYQVIGLTRDGKDVVVADYPAH, from the coding sequence ATGAAAAACCCTCTGCGCCTGACTTTCCTGTCAGCCCTGTTCATCAGCTCGCTGGCCCAGGCCGCCGACTTGATCGCTATTGATGTGCACCGTGATGCCAATTGCGGGTGCTGCAAGCAGTGGATCAGTCATTTGGAAAGCAACGGATTCAAGGTCAACGACCATGTTGAAGCAGACATGAGCCTGGTCAAGCAACGCCTGGGCGTTGTCCCGCGGCTGGCCTCCTGTCATACGGCGGTGATTGATGGCAAGTTCGTCGAAGGCCACGTTCCTGCCGACCAGGTAATGGCCCTGCGCAAACGCGATGACCTGCTAGGCATCGCCGCGCCCGGCATGCCGATGGGCTCACCCGGGATGGAAATGGACGGCATGAGTGAGGCTTATCAAGTCATTGGTTTGACCCGGGACGGCAAAGACGTCGTGGTGGCTGATTATCCGGCTCACTGA
- a CDS encoding UDP-glucose dehydrogenase family protein produces the protein MKISVFGSGYVGLVQATVLAEVGHDVICMDVDEDKVRLLQQGHVSIFEPGLASLVKENLESARLTFTADEKLAVEHGDVLFIAVGTPSHEDGSADLKYVFSVGDAVARHRVQPVILVEKSTVPVGTGDTLRAHIEDALRLSGRTLTFDIVSNPEFLKEGSAVADCRRPDRIIIGCEREEVRDVMRDLYAPFNRNHDRIIFMDLRSAELTKYAANCMLATKISFINQIAELAEHLGADIESVRLGIGADSRIGYHFIYPGCGYGGSCFPKDMRALIHSAKQAHCSSDLLEAVEAINQRQKSKLFERVKAFYKGELRGKTFALWGLAFKPNTDDMRDAPSRVLMESLWAAGANVRAFDPEAMQETQRLYGDDPRLMLMGTPESTLGGSDALIICTEWQQFKAPDFDLLQQRLKAPVIFDGRNLYDAERLARKGFHYFPMGRGASCTLPMPQQQWIPRLLEA, from the coding sequence ATGAAAATCAGCGTATTTGGTAGTGGTTATGTCGGCCTGGTACAGGCCACCGTACTGGCCGAGGTCGGCCACGATGTCATTTGCATGGACGTCGATGAAGACAAAGTACGCCTGTTGCAGCAAGGACACGTGAGCATTTTCGAGCCGGGACTCGCCAGCCTGGTCAAGGAAAACCTGGAGAGCGCTCGACTGACGTTCACCGCTGACGAAAAGCTTGCGGTGGAACATGGCGACGTGCTGTTTATCGCCGTCGGCACACCCTCGCACGAAGACGGCTCGGCTGACTTGAAATATGTTTTCTCGGTGGGCGATGCTGTGGCCCGTCACCGGGTTCAGCCGGTGATCCTGGTCGAGAAGTCCACCGTGCCGGTGGGTACCGGCGATACCCTGCGTGCGCATATCGAAGACGCCTTGCGTCTGTCCGGGCGCACCTTGACGTTCGATATCGTGTCCAACCCAGAGTTTCTCAAGGAAGGATCAGCGGTGGCCGACTGCCGTCGTCCGGACCGGATCATCATCGGCTGCGAACGTGAGGAGGTCCGCGATGTGATGCGTGATCTGTACGCGCCGTTCAACCGTAACCATGATCGCATTATCTTCATGGACCTGCGCAGCGCCGAACTGACCAAGTATGCCGCCAACTGCATGCTGGCGACCAAGATCAGCTTTATCAACCAGATCGCCGAACTGGCCGAACACTTGGGGGCGGATATCGAGTCGGTGCGTCTGGGCATCGGAGCCGACTCCCGAATCGGTTACCACTTCATCTACCCGGGCTGCGGTTATGGTGGCTCGTGTTTCCCCAAGGACATGCGCGCGCTGATTCACAGCGCTAAACAAGCGCATTGCTCCAGTGACTTGCTGGAGGCGGTGGAAGCCATCAACCAGCGCCAGAAAAGCAAATTGTTCGAGCGGGTCAAGGCGTTCTACAAGGGTGAGCTGCGCGGCAAGACATTTGCCTTGTGGGGCTTGGCGTTCAAGCCCAATACTGATGACATGCGCGACGCACCCAGTCGGGTGCTGATGGAATCGCTGTGGGCCGCAGGCGCCAACGTACGCGCCTTCGACCCGGAAGCCATGCAGGAAACCCAGCGCCTGTACGGCGATGATCCGCGCCTGATGTTGATGGGCACGCCGGAATCGACACTCGGCGGCTCCGACGCGTTGATCATCTGCACCGAGTGGCAGCAGTTCAAGGCGCCGGATTTTGACCTGCTGCAACAGCGCCTCAAAGCCCCGGTGATTTTCGACGGACGCAACCTTTATGACGCCGAGCGACTGGCACGCAAGGGGTTCCACTATTTCCCCATGGGCCGTGGCGCGTCGTGCACCTTGCCGATGCCGCAACAGCAATGGATACCGCGTTTGCTGGAAGCTTAG
- a CDS encoding type VI secretion system contractile sheath small subunit, producing the protein MSDKQSRVSAFPATLCGERVNVGYIQVPSLNRLMELRDALVALKGPLANDPQLRENVQKLLINAENHERVLGKVSVPAGPRTPVGE; encoded by the coding sequence GTGTCTGATAAGCAATCGCGTGTCTCCGCATTCCCTGCAACCCTGTGTGGTGAGCGTGTGAATGTCGGTTATATACAGGTTCCCTCCCTGAATCGATTGATGGAGTTGCGCGATGCCCTCGTCGCGCTCAAGGGGCCGTTAGCCAATGACCCGCAGTTGCGGGAAAATGTACAGAAACTGCTGATCAATGCCGAGAATCACGAACGAGTGCTGGGCAAGGTCAGCGTGCCAGCCGGGCCACGGACACCGGTGGGGGAATGA
- a CDS encoding HPP family protein, translated as MLARWLPAAINTRPAEWSRAAIGMALGTLFSIWVCAQVFGPEVALHLLGPLGASAVLLFAVSSGALAQPWSIVGSYLCASVVALLVARVLGRSLGSACLAAGMALILMCWLRCLHPPSGGLAMTLVLADPASIALGWLEVGPVMLGAGTLLLTALAYNNLTRTRYPKGASEPALVLETRPREVDPKITAVDLEQALAQMEQFFDVTPTELEQLIHIAEDHARRRSIGEVLAERV; from the coding sequence ATGCTCGCTCGCTGGTTACCCGCTGCCATCAATACTCGTCCCGCCGAATGGAGCCGTGCCGCAATTGGCATGGCACTTGGCACCCTGTTCAGTATCTGGGTATGCGCCCAGGTGTTCGGTCCTGAGGTCGCTCTGCACTTGCTGGGTCCGTTGGGTGCATCGGCTGTGCTGTTGTTTGCCGTGTCATCGGGGGCTTTGGCCCAGCCGTGGTCGATTGTCGGCAGTTACTTGTGTGCCAGTGTGGTGGCCTTGCTGGTGGCCCGGGTGTTGGGGCGTTCCTTGGGCAGTGCTTGCCTCGCTGCGGGGATGGCGTTGATCCTGATGTGCTGGCTGCGTTGCCTGCACCCGCCATCCGGTGGCCTGGCAATGACCCTGGTGCTGGCCGATCCGGCGTCCATCGCCCTGGGTTGGCTGGAAGTCGGCCCCGTCATGCTCGGGGCTGGTACGTTACTGCTCACGGCACTGGCTTATAACAACCTGACCCGCACCCGTTATCCCAAGGGTGCCAGCGAACCCGCGCTGGTGCTGGAAACACGTCCCCGGGAAGTCGACCCGAAGATCACCGCGGTCGACCTGGAGCAAGCCCTGGCGCAGATGGAGCAGTTTTTCGACGTCACCCCGACTGAACTGGAACAACTGATCCATATCGCCGAAGACCATGCCCGCCGCCGCAGCATTGGCGAAGTCCTGGCGGAACGCGTGTAG
- a CDS encoding alpha/beta fold hydrolase, translated as MPLARTFYLTGLLATLALPALADTANPTYGPELQGFQYPYPVEHFNFQSQGKSLQMGYMDVPATGKANGRSVVLMHGKNFCGATWDASIKALSDAGYRVITPDQIGFCTSSKPDHYQYSFQQLALNTHQLLEKLGIQKATILGHSTGGMLATRYALLYPDQTEQLVMVNPIGLEDWKALGVPYRTVDQWYARELKMTAEGARNYQRKTYYAGRWKPEYERWIEMLVGINKGPGQKQVAWNSALIYDMIFTQPVYYEFKDLQVPTLLLIGTSDTTAINSDIASPQVKAKVGHYGVLGKQVAKLIPHSTLVEFPGLGHAPQMEEPALFHQTLLRELQKL; from the coding sequence ATGCCTCTAGCTCGAACGTTTTACCTCACCGGCCTGCTGGCCACACTCGCCCTTCCCGCCCTCGCCGACACCGCAAACCCCACCTACGGCCCAGAGTTGCAAGGTTTCCAATACCCCTATCCGGTTGAGCATTTCAACTTTCAGTCCCAGGGCAAATCCTTGCAGATGGGTTATATGGATGTACCTGCCACGGGCAAAGCCAACGGCCGCAGCGTGGTGCTGATGCACGGCAAGAACTTCTGCGGCGCCACTTGGGACGCATCGATCAAGGCCTTGAGCGACGCTGGTTACCGTGTCATCACGCCTGACCAGATCGGTTTTTGCACCTCCAGCAAGCCCGATCATTATCAATATAGTTTCCAGCAACTGGCGCTTAACACGCACCAACTGCTGGAAAAACTCGGCATTCAAAAGGCCACGATTCTTGGCCATTCCACCGGCGGTATGCTCGCCACTCGCTACGCCCTGCTCTATCCAGACCAGACGGAACAACTGGTGATGGTCAACCCCATCGGCCTGGAAGACTGGAAAGCCCTCGGCGTGCCTTATCGCACCGTGGACCAGTGGTATGCGCGCGAGTTGAAGATGACGGCCGAAGGTGCGCGCAACTACCAGCGCAAGACTTACTACGCAGGCCGCTGGAAACCCGAGTACGAGCGCTGGATCGAGATGCTGGTGGGCATCAACAAAGGGCCTGGACAGAAACAGGTCGCGTGGAACTCGGCACTGATCTACGACATGATCTTCACCCAGCCGGTGTACTACGAGTTCAAGGATTTGCAGGTTCCGACCCTATTGCTGATTGGCACCAGTGATACCACCGCGATCAACAGCGACATTGCATCGCCGCAGGTCAAGGCGAAAGTTGGGCATTACGGCGTCTTGGGCAAGCAGGTGGCCAAGCTGATTCCCCATTCCACGCTGGTGGAATTCCCCGGTCTGGGCCATGCGCCACAGATGGAAGAGCCGGCGCTGTTCCACCAGACGTTGCTGCGAGAACTGCAAAAGCTCTAA
- a CDS encoding acyl-CoA dehydrogenase family protein yields MQDIEFTEEQVMIRDMARDFARGEIAPHAQAWEKAGWIDDALVAKMGELGLLGMVVPEEWGGTYVDYVAYALAVEEISAGDGATGALMSIHNSVGCGPLLNYGTQVQKETWLAELASGQAIGCFCLTEPQAGSEAHNLRTRAELRDGQWVINGAKQFVSNGKRAKLAIVFAVTDPELGKKGLSAFLVPTDTPGFTVDRTEHKMGIRASDTCAVTLNQCTVPEANLLGERGKGLAIALSNLEGGRIGIAAQALGIARAAFEAALAYARDRVQFDRAIIEHQSVANLLADMQTRLNAARLLILHAARLRSAGKPCLSEASQAKLFASEMAEKVCSSAMQIHGGYGYLEDYPVERYYRDARITQIYEGTSEIQRMVIARELRHYQL; encoded by the coding sequence ATGCAAGATATTGAATTTACAGAAGAACAAGTCATGATCCGCGACATGGCCCGTGACTTCGCCCGTGGCGAAATCGCGCCCCATGCCCAAGCCTGGGAAAAAGCCGGCTGGATCGACGATGCCTTGGTGGCAAAGATGGGCGAACTAGGCCTGCTGGGCATGGTAGTGCCGGAGGAATGGGGCGGCACCTATGTTGACTATGTTGCCTACGCGCTGGCGGTGGAAGAAATTTCCGCCGGTGATGGCGCCACGGGCGCATTGATGAGTATCCATAATTCAGTGGGTTGCGGCCCACTTCTCAACTACGGCACACAAGTGCAGAAAGAAACCTGGCTGGCCGAACTTGCCAGTGGCCAGGCCATCGGTTGCTTTTGCCTGACCGAACCCCAGGCGGGTTCCGAAGCCCATAACCTGCGGACTCGCGCCGAACTGCGCGACGGCCAGTGGGTGATCAACGGCGCCAAGCAGTTTGTCAGCAATGGCAAGCGGGCCAAATTGGCCATTGTGTTTGCCGTGACCGACCCCGAGTTGGGTAAAAAGGGGCTCTCCGCGTTCCTGGTACCGACCGACACACCGGGCTTCACCGTGGACCGCACCGAGCACAAAATGGGCATCCGCGCCTCGGACACCTGCGCCGTCACCCTCAATCAATGCACGGTACCCGAAGCCAACCTGTTGGGCGAACGCGGCAAAGGCCTGGCGATCGCCTTGTCCAACCTGGAAGGCGGCCGCATCGGGATTGCCGCGCAGGCGTTGGGTATCGCTCGCGCAGCCTTTGAAGCAGCGTTGGCCTATGCCCGTGACCGGGTGCAATTTGACAGGGCAATCATCGAGCACCAAAGCGTTGCCAACCTGTTGGCCGACATGCAGACCCGCCTGAATGCGGCACGCCTGCTGATCCTACATGCCGCACGTCTACGCAGTGCCGGCAAACCCTGCCTGTCGGAAGCCTCCCAGGCCAAGCTGTTCGCGTCCGAGATGGCTGAAAAAGTCTGTTCTTCAGCGATGCAGATCCATGGCGGATACGGCTACCTGGAGGATTACCCGGTTGAGCGCTATTACCGCGACGCACGCATCACCCAGATTTATGAAGGCACCAGCGAGATTCAGCGAATGGTGATCGCCAGGGAACTGCGGCACTATCAGCTGTAG
- a CDS encoding SRPBCC family protein has translation MNSVEHPVRLERISQERYIQAPIEAVYDYVTQPDRWQEWHPTSLSADTGTTGSLAAGQRFTEIIDLLGVRVPMSHRVQVAVAPREFRVVFTSLAVDGCIHYLLQSQGGGTLFKRILTYETELQLTSLHARMIELSNQALDRLKQRLETS, from the coding sequence ATGAATTCAGTTGAGCACCCGGTTCGCCTTGAGCGGATCAGCCAGGAACGCTATATCCAGGCCCCTATAGAAGCCGTCTACGACTATGTGACCCAGCCGGATCGCTGGCAGGAGTGGCATCCGACGTCCTTGAGTGCCGATACCGGTACGACAGGCTCGCTGGCTGCTGGACAACGGTTCACCGAAATAATCGACTTGCTGGGCGTGCGTGTGCCCATGAGTCACCGGGTGCAAGTCGCGGTTGCGCCACGGGAGTTCCGGGTGGTGTTCACCTCGCTGGCCGTCGATGGCTGCATTCACTACCTGCTCCAGTCACAGGGCGGCGGCACTCTGTTCAAGCGGATTCTGACTTATGAGACCGAGTTGCAACTCACCAGCTTGCACGCGCGCATGATTGAACTATCGAATCAGGCGCTGGATCGTCTCAAACAGCGTCTGGAAACTTCCTGA
- a CDS encoding enoyl-CoA hydratase/isomerase family protein, whose product MTAQAPSQATRSAESVQDEVLAEVRNHIGHLTLNRPAGLNALTLDMVRSLTGHLRAWAEDSQVLAVVLRGAGEKAFCAGGDIRSLYDSFKNGDTLHQDFFVEEYALDLLIHHYRKPVLALMDGFVLGGGMGLVQGADLRVVTERSRLAMPEVAIGYFPDVGGSYFLSRIPGELGTYLGVTGVQIRAADALYCGLADWYLDSAKLAQLDQNLDRLQWQDSPLKDLQGVLAKLGQQQLPDAPLAVLRPAIDHFFALPDVPSIVEQLQAVTVADSHEWALSTAQLMQTRSPLAMAVTLDMLRRGRHLALEACFALELHLDRQWFARGDLIEGVRALLIDKDKSPRWNPSSVRALSAEHVDSFFSDFQ is encoded by the coding sequence ATGACTGCTCAGGCTCCATCACAGGCGACGCGCAGCGCCGAATCCGTTCAAGACGAGGTCCTCGCCGAAGTGCGCAACCACATCGGCCACCTCACCCTCAATCGTCCTGCCGGCCTCAATGCCCTCACCCTGGACATGGTTCGCAGCCTCACCGGGCATCTTCGCGCCTGGGCTGAGGATTCGCAGGTGCTTGCCGTGGTGCTGCGCGGCGCGGGCGAAAAGGCGTTCTGCGCCGGTGGCGATATCCGCTCGCTCTACGACAGTTTCAAAAATGGCGACACCCTGCACCAAGACTTTTTCGTCGAGGAGTATGCCCTTGACTTGTTGATTCATCATTACCGTAAACCCGTGCTTGCGCTGATGGACGGATTTGTTCTCGGTGGCGGCATGGGATTGGTCCAGGGCGCGGACCTGCGAGTGGTCACCGAGCGCAGCCGACTGGCGATGCCGGAAGTGGCCATTGGCTATTTCCCGGACGTGGGAGGCAGTTATTTCCTGTCGCGGATTCCCGGCGAGCTGGGCACCTACCTCGGCGTCACCGGGGTACAGATTCGTGCCGCCGACGCCTTGTATTGCGGGCTGGCCGACTGGTATCTGGACAGCGCCAAGCTCGCGCAACTGGACCAAAACCTCGATCGCCTGCAATGGCAGGACTCGCCTCTCAAGGATCTTCAGGGCGTCTTGGCCAAGCTCGGACAGCAGCAGTTACCTGATGCGCCGTTGGCTGTGTTGCGTCCGGCGATCGATCATTTCTTTGCGCTGCCCGATGTGCCGAGCATTGTCGAGCAACTGCAGGCGGTGACCGTGGCCGACAGCCATGAATGGGCGTTGAGCACCGCACAGTTGATGCAGACCCGCTCACCGCTGGCCATGGCTGTCACCCTCGACATGCTACGCCGTGGACGCCATCTGGCGTTGGAAGCGTGCTTTGCCCTGGAACTGCACCTGGACCGCCAGTGGTTCGCCCGTGGCGACCTGATCGAAGGCGTGCGTGCCCTGTTGATCGATAAGGACAAATCCCCACGCTGGAATCCGTCGAGCGTGCGGGCACTCAGTGCCGAGCACGTCGACAGCTTCTTCAGCGACTTCCAGTAA
- a CDS encoding YqaA family protein, with translation MWAGYAGLFISAFGAATLLPLQSETVLVALLLSGDYSLGWLLAIATLGNVLGSLVNWLLGRSVEHFKERRWFPLSATQLEKARGHYQRWGHWSLWLSWMPVIGDPLTLVAGVMREPLWRFLLIVSLAKAARYAVLAVLTLQWV, from the coding sequence ATGTGGGCCGGTTACGCGGGACTGTTTATCAGCGCTTTTGGCGCGGCAACCCTGTTGCCGTTGCAATCGGAGACGGTGCTGGTGGCCCTGCTGCTCAGTGGCGACTACTCACTGGGATGGTTGCTTGCGATCGCGACGCTGGGCAATGTCCTTGGTTCACTGGTCAATTGGCTGTTGGGCCGCTCCGTCGAGCACTTCAAGGAGCGCCGCTGGTTTCCCCTCAGTGCAACGCAATTGGAAAAGGCCCGCGGTCATTATCAGCGTTGGGGGCATTGGTCGTTATGGCTCAGTTGGATGCCCGTCATCGGCGACCCGCTCACATTGGTGGCTGGGGTGATGCGTGAACCGTTGTGGCGGTTTCTGCTGATCGTCAGTCTTGCCAAAGCCGCCCGTTATGCCGTGCTGGCCGTGTTGACCCTGCAGTGGGTCTAA
- a CDS encoding methyl-accepting chemotaxis protein yields the protein MPSLRSIQARYTLFLVLFVLLLFILTVVGIGQLVAPKLRHTEEQVALNRIAEVAEQIQGELNKVQSQQRSITQTIPLLDSDAIDKVLPGLVDQYGEQKVFGGGIWPLPDQRTPGRNKHSTFWHRDASGKLIVNTFWNSDAAPNYYDQTWYKGGLQSPAGQCAWAAAYKDDASAQPRTNCAMAIARDGVPYGVATIDVTLGFFNDLVASKEKDIGGQMLIVEGDGKIISNSSRISGPQVLKNISELTATSAFAAQVSAGLAHRDQPLQRSEFDNQGVASTFFMRPIEGTPWFLATALPTSLITAQRDDVLGTLSLLQIPMVLLLVLLQVYAIRQLVQRMKALKTNIDALSTGDADLTRRITVRAEDELGAIGHSVNRFIIYLQNMIGEVTQATGAMSSSLAQLQQASVQTNQILVRHASETDQTVTAINEMSSTADTVAENAAETAAFTQRANEHADRSRLVVDEASRSVGALIGEVSSATQTVENMRQDAQRITETLDVIGAIAGQTNLLALNAAIEAARAGEQGRGFAVVADEVRALAARTQASTSQINEMLGRLTLGVNSSVTAMENTQVSCQSAADATARVNTGLDEMAGSVSHINNLSTQIATAAEQQSAVTEEINRSMVQIRQMVDELVQSGQAAAHNTHTLVQANSQVIALMSRFKVR from the coding sequence ATGCCCTCACTACGCTCCATTCAAGCTCGCTACACCTTGTTTCTCGTACTGTTCGTCCTGCTGTTATTCATCTTGACCGTGGTTGGCATCGGCCAACTTGTGGCCCCCAAGTTGCGTCACACCGAAGAACAGGTCGCCCTCAACCGCATTGCGGAAGTGGCCGAACAGATTCAGGGCGAATTGAACAAGGTCCAGTCTCAGCAACGTAGCATCACCCAGACCATCCCCCTGCTCGACAGCGATGCCATCGACAAGGTCCTGCCGGGGCTGGTGGACCAGTACGGCGAACAAAAGGTATTTGGTGGCGGCATCTGGCCCCTACCCGACCAGCGCACCCCGGGGCGCAATAAACACAGTACGTTCTGGCACCGTGATGCCTCGGGCAAGCTGATAGTCAACACTTTCTGGAACAGTGACGCGGCCCCCAACTATTACGACCAGACCTGGTACAAGGGTGGCCTGCAATCGCCTGCTGGCCAGTGCGCCTGGGCCGCGGCTTATAAGGATGACGCCAGCGCCCAGCCACGCACCAATTGCGCCATGGCCATTGCACGCGATGGCGTGCCTTACGGTGTCGCCACCATTGATGTGACGCTGGGATTCTTCAACGATCTGGTGGCCAGCAAGGAGAAAGACATCGGCGGGCAGATGCTGATCGTCGAGGGGGACGGCAAAATCATTAGCAACAGCTCGCGGATCAGCGGCCCGCAGGTGTTGAAAAACATCAGCGAACTGACGGCCACCTCGGCCTTTGCCGCGCAGGTCAGCGCTGGCCTGGCCCATCGTGATCAACCGTTGCAACGCAGTGAATTCGACAATCAGGGCGTAGCCAGCACGTTTTTCATGCGCCCCATTGAAGGTACGCCCTGGTTCCTGGCCACCGCCCTGCCCACCTCACTGATCACCGCCCAGCGCGATGATGTGCTGGGAACCCTGAGCTTGCTGCAAATCCCCATGGTCTTGTTGCTGGTGCTGCTGCAGGTCTACGCCATCCGTCAGTTAGTGCAGCGGATGAAAGCCCTGAAGACCAACATTGACGCGCTGTCTACGGGGGATGCTGACCTGACCCGACGGATCACCGTCCGCGCCGAAGATGAGCTGGGTGCCATTGGGCATTCAGTCAACCGTTTTATTATCTATCTGCAAAACATGATCGGTGAAGTGACCCAGGCCACGGGGGCCATGTCCTCGAGCCTGGCGCAATTGCAGCAGGCCTCGGTCCAGACCAATCAGATTCTGGTGCGCCACGCCTCGGAGACCGATCAGACCGTGACCGCTATCAACGAGATGAGCTCGACCGCGGATACGGTGGCTGAAAACGCCGCCGAGACGGCTGCCTTCACTCAGCGCGCCAATGAACACGCTGACCGTTCGCGGCTGGTGGTGGATGAGGCCTCGCGCAGTGTCGGAGCCTTGATCGGTGAAGTGTCCAGTGCCACCCAGACCGTGGAAAACATGCGCCAGGACGCCCAGCGCATCACTGAAACCCTGGACGTGATTGGCGCGATTGCTGGCCAGACCAACCTGTTGGCACTCAACGCAGCGATTGAAGCGGCGCGGGCCGGCGAGCAGGGACGTGGCTTTGCGGTGGTTGCCGATGAAGTGCGCGCCCTCGCCGCCCGGACCCAGGCCAGTACCTCGCAAATCAATGAAATGCTCGGCCGCCTGACGCTGGGGGTCAATTCTTCGGTGACCGCGATGGAAAACACCCAAGTCAGTTGTCAGTCGGCGGCGGACGCCACGGCGAGGGTCAATACGGGGCTGGATGAAATGGCCGGTTCGGTCAGTCACATCAATAACCTCAGTACCCAGATCGCCACCGCGGCCGAGCAACAAAGTGCAGTCACCGAAGAGATCAATCGCAGCATGGTGCAGATCCGACAGATGGTCGACGAGCTGGTCCAAAGCGGTCAAGCCGCCGCGCACAACACTCATACCCTGGTGCAGGCCAACAGCCAAGTGATCGCCCTGATGAGCCGCTTCAAGGTGCGCTGA